A stretch of DNA from Gimesia chilikensis:
CCAACAGCTGCTTCCCCGTCTGGACATGCTCCGGGTCCGACTGGAATCCCCGCTGGTGATCGCCACATTTGGCGGAACCGGAACCGGAAAAAGCAGTCTGGTCAACGCCCTGGTTGGCTCTTACTGCACAACCTCTGGCCGCCAGCGTCCAACCACAACTCAACCGGTTCTGATCGCACACCCCGACACCGACCTGGACCGCCTGGGACTCGATCTGAGCCAGTTTCAGGTGGAACAGAAACCCCTGGATCAATTGCGAAACATCATCTTGATCGATTGCCCGGACCCAGACACGTCAGAAGAGAGCGAGGGAGAGAACAATCTCACCCGGTTGCAGCACATCATTCCACTCTGCGACATTCTGCTATATGCCTCGACGCAGCAGAAATATCGTTCTGCACGCGTTTCGGACGAATTACGCGAGGCGGCTGTTGGACGTCGCTTGATTTTCGTCCAGACCCACGCTGGCCTGGATGAGGATATCCGTGACGACTGGCGGGAACAGCTCTCGCAACAGTTTGAAGTTCCTGAAATCTACTTTGTCGATTCGGTTCGTGCCCTGGAAGACCAGCTCGCAGACCGTCCCGTCGATCCGGAATTTGCCAGCCTGCAGAATATTCTCAGTACGCAACTCGGCAAGTCCGAACGCCTGCAGGTTCGTCGAGCCAATCTGCTGGAACTGATTCAACATGCCATCGATCACTGTGCGCAGAAGTTCGAGCAAAACCTCCCGGAACTCCGCGAACTGGAATCGTTTTTAAAACAGCAGCACGTGACGCTCACAACCCAGATGTCGCAGGAACTTCGCTCGGAACTCCTGATCAGCCGCAATCTGTGGGAACGCAGACTGCTCTCCAGCATTTCTGATTCCTGGGGGGCGAGTCCCTTTGCAATGATGCTCCGGCTTTATAATGGACTGGGAAATCTGATCGCATCCGCCAGCCTGTTCCGCGCCCGTAACTCAGCTCAGGTCGCGCTGATTGGCGCTCTGCAGGGAGCACGCTGGCTCGGGGATCGTCACAAAGAACAGGCCGCCGAAGATCGACTGAAACGCATCGGCTCCTTTGGTCTGGATGACAATACCTTACGCGAATCTCAGTTGCTGATTGATGGCTACACCCAGGCAGCCGGCCTGGAGAACCAGCCACAGTTGACCGACTCGCTGGAACGACTGCAGACTGAAGCCGCCCACGTCGAAGAAGAATTCCTCAGTGATGCCGGCACGAAAATCGATGGCATCATCGGTAAACTGGCGCGCAAAAATTCGGGCTGGTTCACGCGACTGGTTTACGAAAGCCTGTTTCTGACATTCGTGATTTATGCCCTGGTCCGCATCGGCAGGAACTTCTTCATGGATTCCTTTTTCAATGAATCCCAAATTCTGCCCATTGATTTCTACGTGACCGCTGGCGTCATTTTCCTGATCTGGACCGGCTTCCTGGTGATGATGTTCACGCGCAAACTCAAACGCGGGCTGGAACAGGAGATCAACCAGCTTTCGGATGAACTTGCCCAGGCGAAACTGTCACACGGACTGTTTCCACATCTCGAGCAGGAATGCCGCCAGGTTCACAGCCTGCAGCACTCCCTGGTACGCATGGGGGGCGAGGTCCATCACCTGCGGACGGAAATCGCTTCTTCCCGGATCCTGGGTGCCTGGAAAGTGAATGAGCCGACCGGAAAAGCCGGCTCGGGAGCGTCACATCTCAGCTCACAGTGAGCTTATTTGCGATTGTAGAACATCTCAGCGATGCTGTAGGCATTCAGTGAACCGGAGCGGCTGACTTCTTTGCCATCGACAACCAGAATGAGTGTGGGCAGCGACTGCACATTGTACTTATCTGTGAGTCCCGGATGTTGATCCACGTCAATCACGCGAATGTGGCTGGATTGACTTTCGCCGATTTCCCAGTTCTTGTCTCGCAGTGCGGGAAATTCGTTATTCTTCATCTGCACACAGGCTGGACACCAGCTGGCAGTAAACAGAAGAATCTGATGATTAGAAACATCTTCTTCTACTTGAAATAATTTGACTACGTTTTCAGGAATGGCAGGCACTTCCACGGCCTGCATTGGTGCCAGAGAAAGCGACAGCACCATTGTTGCTGGAATAAGCGTATTCATTGTGATCCGTTACAATTTGAAAAGAGTCATTTCGAAACGTCGTTAACAATAGCCGACCACAATAGCGGGTCGAACTAACCGGTTCAACCGTTAAAGTCGACTCAAATTGACAAGATTCCGATTCCCGGTTATAGAGTTTTTTTGACTCTTTCTAGAGATTCCTACTTACGCCGCCCCCTAGCACAACACCCTAAGATTCACCATACAAAAGACTTACACCCTCGGCTCTACAGACGATTTCTCGACGTAGATTGGTCTTGGATAAAACAACGTAAATCGGTTCCAATACGCTGCCTGCACTACTCCAGCCTCTCCAGCCTCTTACTCGATTGAAAAGACACACTCATGACCTGGTTGAAAATGTTCCTGCTGTCGATCATTCAGGGGATCACCGAATTCCTGCCCGTCAGCTCTTCTGGACACCTGGTCATCGTCGAAAGTTTTATGGAGATCCAGTCAGACCAGACCGACGTAAATATCGTCCTGCACGCAGGCACGCTACTCTCGATTCTGATTTTCTACCGACGGACGATCTTTCGACTGCTCAGCCAGGACATGCGCGTCATCCCCCTCTTAATCGTTGGCACGCTGCCGGTCGTCGTGATTGGCCTGGCCGCGAAAAAATTCGCCGAGCATTATCTGGAGAGCTCACTGCTGGCGGGCTGCATGCTGCCCATCACTGGCCTGTTTCTATTGATGATTCCCCGCATCCCAGAGACTGAAAAGAGCTACACCGAGATCACCTACAAACAGGCGCTGCTGATCGGTTTCGCACAGGCATTTGCGATACTTCCCGGTATCTCACGCAGCGGCAGCACCATTGTGGCTGGGCTGCTGATGGGACTTTCGCGACAGTCGGCGGCAACCTTTTCTTTCCTGCTGGCGATCCCGGCTATTTCGGGAGCGACCATCCTGGAAACTGCGGAGATTATCTCCAACAAGGACCTGACCACTCCCCTGAGCCTGCTGGCTGCAGGGGCCGTCATTTCAGCAGTGGTTGGAATCGTCGCTCTCTGGCTGCTCGTACGCTGGCTGGAGAAAGGCAAGCTACACTACTTCGCCTACTGGTGCATCCCGCTGGGAATCATCATTGTGATTATCCAGCTCATGCAACAGTAGTCAGGCGGAGTACGCGAATCTCACCTGCGTCCCACTTTACGCGTATAGCACTTCAGCGAGCGAGGCGGCAGTACCGCCACGCGCGGGAAGAGCGTCGTTCCGTCCCGCTTCGGGAAGATATCCAGTGGAGACCGGGCCGAAGTGTCGATGACCAGACTCCAGGCCTTTGGCTTGATACCGTCCGGCAGCTCAAATGCCTGAGGATCGGGCGATGTATTGACCATGATCATCAGATCCGAGCCATCCTTGATGCGTCGTGAGGAGTGCTTCGCCCCCAGAATACACATCAGGCAATTCCTGTCGTGTTCCCAATTGACCGGCTCTCCCATGACGTTGTACCAGCTGACATCTGGCAGCTTCTCCACACCATCGGATTGACCAGTCAGGAAGTTCCGCTGTCGGAGCGTAGGCTCATTCAGACGGAAGTGGATCAACTCCTTACAGAAACGATACAGGCCACGATGCTTGTCGACCAGTGACCAGTCGAACCAGGAAATTTCGTTATCCTGACAGTAAGTGTTATTATTCCCCCGCTGTGTTCGACGACATTCATCGCCGGAAAGCAGCATGGGCACGCCCTGACTCAGAAAGAGAGTCGCGAGGAAGTTTTTGATCTGACGTTCCCGCATCGCATTGATCGCAGGATCATCCGTGGGACCTTCCACGCCGAAATTCATGCTGATGTTGTTGTTTTCACCATCACGATTGTCTTCGCGGTTCGCATAGTTGTGCTTATGCTCGTAGCTCACCAGGTCATTCAGTGTGAAACCGTCGTGCGCTGTGATGAAGTTCACGCCATGAAACGGCTCGCGTCCTGTTTTCTGATACAGATCGCTCGATCCGGAGATACGGGTCGCATAGTCGCCCAGTGAAGGCACATCGCCCCGCCAGAAGCGTCGGATGTCATCACGATAACGGCCATTCCACTCCGCCCAGCGGATATGCGAGAACGATCCGACCTGGTAGGCGCCAGCGGCGTCCCAGGCTTCTGCGATCAGCTTGGTATCTGCCAGTAGCGGATCTTCGGCGATCGCCTCAACCAACGGGGGATTCGGAACCAGATGCCCGCTGCGGTCACGGCTTAGAATGGAAGCGAGGTCGAATCGGAAGCCATCAATGTGATAATTACAGGTCCAGTGACGCAGGCAGTGGAAGATCATCTCGCGGACAACCGGGTGATTCCCGTTGATCGCGTTTCCACAACCGGAG
This window harbors:
- a CDS encoding undecaprenyl-diphosphate phosphatase — translated: MTWLKMFLLSIIQGITEFLPVSSSGHLVIVESFMEIQSDQTDVNIVLHAGTLLSILIFYRRTIFRLLSQDMRVIPLLIVGTLPVVVIGLAAKKFAEHYLESSLLAGCMLPITGLFLLMIPRIPETEKSYTEITYKQALLIGFAQAFAILPGISRSGSTIVAGLLMGLSRQSAATFSFLLAIPAISGATILETAEIISNKDLTTPLSLLAAGAVISAVVGIVALWLLVRWLEKGKLHYFAYWCIPLGIIIVIIQLMQQ
- a CDS encoding GTPase, which gives rise to MPTSEIAQIEMLAAVDGLIQQLTNWSQKPTGWRTAQQCQAVIQQLLPRLDMLRVRLESPLVIATFGGTGTGKSSLVNALVGSYCTTSGRQRPTTTQPVLIAHPDTDLDRLGLDLSQFQVEQKPLDQLRNIILIDCPDPDTSEESEGENNLTRLQHIIPLCDILLYASTQQKYRSARVSDELREAAVGRRLIFVQTHAGLDEDIRDDWREQLSQQFEVPEIYFVDSVRALEDQLADRPVDPEFASLQNILSTQLGKSERLQVRRANLLELIQHAIDHCAQKFEQNLPELRELESFLKQQHVTLTTQMSQELRSELLISRNLWERRLLSSISDSWGASPFAMMLRLYNGLGNLIASASLFRARNSAQVALIGALQGARWLGDRHKEQAAEDRLKRIGSFGLDDNTLRESQLLIDGYTQAAGLENQPQLTDSLERLQTEAAHVEEEFLSDAGTKIDGIIGKLARKNSGWFTRLVYESLFLTFVIYALVRIGRNFFMDSFFNESQILPIDFYVTAGVIFLIWTGFLVMMFTRKLKRGLEQEINQLSDELAQAKLSHGLFPHLEQECRQVHSLQHSLVRMGGEVHHLRTEIASSRILGAWKVNEPTGKAGSGASHLSSQ
- the glgX gene encoding glycogen debranching protein GlgX; this encodes MHTFSYGAIPQDNGVLFSVYSRSATAMWLLLYNHVDDTEPSEVIRFNQEYGRLGDIWTAFISGIGPGQLYHFQADGPYQPEIGQRFDKRARLIDPYAKALAGNFQPSPDGIVRPPKCVVVDDQFDWQGDRHVRHHLADTVVYEMHVRGFTNSDSSEVDHPGTYLGVIEKIPYLIDLGVTAVELMPIHEFPMNEADGTFTDHQNYWGYETLAFFAPHRGYATSREPGAQVREFKEMVRALHEAGIEVILDVVFNHTAEGNENGPTLSFRGLENQVYYHLEQGGKYYSNYSGCGNAINGNHPVVREMIFHCLRHWTCNYHIDGFRFDLASILSRDRSGHLVPNPPLVEAIAEDPLLADTKLIAEAWDAAGAYQVGSFSHIRWAEWNGRYRDDIRRFWRGDVPSLGDYATRISGSSDLYQKTGREPFHGVNFITAHDGFTLNDLVSYEHKHNYANREDNRDGENNNISMNFGVEGPTDDPAINAMRERQIKNFLATLFLSQGVPMLLSGDECRRTQRGNNNTYCQDNEISWFDWSLVDKHRGLYRFCKELIHFRLNEPTLRQRNFLTGQSDGVEKLPDVSWYNVMGEPVNWEHDRNCLMCILGAKHSSRRIKDGSDLMIMVNTSPDPQAFELPDGIKPKAWSLVIDTSARSPLDIFPKRDGTTLFPRVAVLPPRSLKCYTRKVGRR
- a CDS encoding thioredoxin family protein is translated as MNTLIPATMVLSLSLAPMQAVEVPAIPENVVKLFQVEEDVSNHQILLFTASWCPACVQMKNNEFPALRDKNWEIGESQSSHIRVIDVDQHPGLTDKYNVQSLPTLILVVDGKEVSRSGSLNAYSIAEMFYNRK